A genomic segment from Candidatus Brocadia sinica JPN1 encodes:
- a CDS encoding HD domain-containing phosphohydrolase → MEQKMKPANILVIDDDLGVRESLKMILKEKYSISATSNIEEALNSLNNIKPEMIFLDIKMPRANGLDFLKQMRSANSTIPIIMITAFPSTQTTITALRNGAFDYIIKPFQPSEILAVTEKALNHHLELSEKDRLVENLRTAVQQNFFSTAEALLLAIDAKDSYTAGHSKRVSQLFALVSEELGINKSRIEVLRYGAFLHDIGKIGVGDVVLAKPSFLTNDEFVIMKRHSEIGYKILEPIDFLKECLPIVRHHHEWYNGNGYPDGLKGPEIPFEASILSIVDAYDALTTDRHYHKKYSHQKACEIIREGICIQFVPDLTEKILTIIDRYRELCSRNEDGEKS, encoded by the coding sequence ATGGAACAGAAAATGAAACCAGCAAACATACTTGTGATTGATGATGACCTTGGCGTCAGGGAATCATTAAAAATGATTTTGAAAGAAAAGTATTCCATTTCTGCCACATCAAACATTGAAGAAGCCCTTAACAGCCTGAACAACATAAAGCCGGAAATGATTTTCCTTGACATAAAAATGCCAAGGGCAAACGGTCTGGATTTTTTGAAGCAGATGCGTTCTGCAAATTCTACAATTCCAATAATCATGATCACGGCATTTCCTTCTACCCAAACCACGATTACAGCCTTGCGAAACGGCGCCTTTGATTACATAATCAAACCCTTTCAGCCTTCAGAAATCCTAGCAGTAACGGAAAAGGCCTTAAACCATCACCTTGAATTGTCGGAGAAAGACAGGTTGGTGGAGAATCTGAGAACAGCTGTTCAACAAAATTTTTTTTCAACCGCAGAAGCCCTCTTGCTCGCCATAGATGCCAAAGACTCCTATACAGCAGGCCACTCCAAAAGGGTGTCTCAGCTGTTTGCCCTTGTGTCTGAAGAACTGGGAATTAATAAATCGCGAATTGAAGTGTTGCGATACGGGGCATTCCTTCATGATATAGGGAAGATAGGGGTTGGTGATGTTGTGCTGGCGAAACCGAGCTTCCTTACAAATGATGAATTCGTTATCATGAAGCGCCATTCGGAGATAGGTTATAAAATTCTTGAGCCTATAGATTTTCTAAAAGAATGCTTGCCAATAGTACGCCACCATCATGAATGGTATAACGGCAATGGCTACCCTGACGGCCTGAAAGGACCTGAAATTCCCTTTGAAGCTAGCATTCTCTCTATAGTAGATGCTTATGATGCGCTAACTACCGACAGACATTATCATAAAAAATATTCCCATCAGAAGGCATGTGAAATTATTCGGGAAGGGATATGCATTCAATTTGTACCTGATTTAACTGAAAAAATTCTCACCATCATCGACAGATACCGCGAATTATGTTCGAGGAATGAAGATGGAGAAAAATCATAA
- a CDS encoding OmpP1/FadL family transporter, with amino-acid sequence MKQLAFVCAIFLLFSFRSTCVTAQIASGFHNPVFGARALAQGNAFVARADDASAIAFNPAGLTQLERPQISLGSCFVLPSVEYHGDGISENMDTDVNIIPNLFFASPILGNKLAAGLGITIPYGLQGEWDDDGFSRYVITDFDLTIININPTITFKPFSFLSIGAGLDYYYADSNQESRIPPLVAGTPEGFRDLEMNGDAFGYNAGILCNINPQHSIGISFRSKADIDFDGELELSGLPAAVTGFERFDSDASTTAAIPEMLSLGYAYRQGNLWSIEADVQWTNWSRFDVLGIDLDPPNPLLGTEIEDVRKWRDTWGFALGGEYKFSEALKARGGYAFHESPVPSETFEPSVPQSSRHALFTGLGYGWGKNVNKWVDLAYGVVFYENRKIDNTVGDALGGPIDGRYDLITHLIAINFNYRF; translated from the coding sequence ATGAAGCAACTTGCTTTCGTTTGTGCCATTTTCCTTTTGTTCTCCTTCAGGTCTACCTGCGTCACTGCACAGATTGCTTCGGGATTCCATAATCCTGTCTTTGGCGCTAGAGCGCTTGCACAGGGAAACGCTTTTGTTGCCCGCGCTGACGATGCATCTGCAATCGCATTTAATCCAGCAGGGCTAACACAGTTAGAAAGACCGCAGATTTCTTTGGGTTCTTGCTTTGTCCTCCCTTCAGTAGAATATCACGGCGATGGTATCAGCGAGAATATGGATACAGACGTAAATATTATACCAAATTTATTCTTTGCAAGTCCCATCCTAGGAAATAAATTAGCCGCTGGTTTGGGCATAACAATCCCTTACGGACTCCAGGGTGAATGGGACGATGATGGGTTTTCACGGTATGTAATAACGGATTTCGATTTGACCATCATTAACATCAACCCTACCATTACATTTAAACCCTTCTCTTTTCTTTCAATTGGCGCTGGACTTGATTACTATTATGCCGATTCCAACCAGGAAAGTCGCATACCCCCTTTAGTAGCAGGCACTCCTGAGGGATTTCGGGATCTTGAAATGAATGGCGATGCCTTTGGATATAATGCCGGAATACTCTGCAATATCAATCCACAACACAGTATTGGTATTTCTTTCCGAAGTAAGGCAGATATAGACTTTGATGGTGAACTGGAACTCAGCGGCTTACCCGCTGCGGTAACCGGCTTCGAGCGTTTCGATTCAGATGCCAGCACAACTGCTGCAATACCGGAGATGCTCTCCCTTGGTTATGCGTACAGACAGGGGAATCTTTGGAGTATAGAAGCCGACGTCCAGTGGACCAACTGGTCACGTTTTGACGTTCTCGGAATTGATCTTGATCCGCCCAATCCCCTCCTTGGGACAGAAATTGAGGATGTGCGGAAATGGCGTGATACCTGGGGCTTTGCGCTGGGCGGGGAGTATAAGTTCTCTGAAGCGCTGAAAGCGAGAGGCGGTTATGCCTTTCATGAGTCCCCCGTTCCAAGTGAAACCTTTGAGCCCTCTGTCCCACAGAGTAGCCGACATGCATTGTTTACAGGACTTGGATATGGTTGGGGAAAAAATGTAAACAAATGGGTAGATCTTGCTTACGGTGTCGTATTTTATGAAAACAGGAAGATAGACAATACAGTCGGAGATGCTTTGGGAGGACCTATAGATGGACGCTACGACCTCATTACCCATCTTATTGCAATAAATTTTAACTACAGATTCTGA
- a CDS encoding competence/damage-inducible protein A, whose translation MTTAEIITIGTEIILGQIVDTNAQYIAKSLTEKGIRILFQTSVNDNKELLKSALKIARDRVSLIVTTGGLGPTANDLTREAVSELFGIPLISDKEACIRIQKYLESHHGNMLDGYKKQALIPEGALVICNENGTATGFVLQYDNKAIVCLPGVPREMHSMLNKYLEVYDSRHKSDEGYAVMRNLHTIGISELSGEDVVRNYLKGKKQVKGMTLAHDGIVTINILAAAPKRESAAKILDKAEQDIRMKLGHAVFGVGDETLEHAVAMLLKKCNKTIAVAESCTGGLVSDKLTNIPGISDYFLEGSVAYSNRAKVDALNVPGELIKKHGAVSPGVAKAMAEGIKKRASANIGVGITGIAGPSGATTGKPVGLVYIAIAGDNFSEVKECLFKGSRVDVKIFSANTALNMIRLKLLNICQNL comes from the coding sequence ATGACGACAGCAGAAATTATCACCATAGGAACTGAAATCATATTAGGACAGATTGTGGATACAAATGCCCAGTATATTGCAAAAAGTTTAACTGAAAAAGGAATCCGGATACTTTTCCAGACATCCGTTAATGATAATAAAGAATTATTGAAATCTGCCCTGAAGATTGCCAGGGATCGGGTGAGCCTGATTGTAACAACTGGAGGATTAGGTCCCACGGCAAATGATCTGACCCGCGAAGCCGTATCAGAACTTTTCGGCATTCCACTGATATCTGATAAAGAAGCCTGTATTCGTATTCAGAAATATCTGGAGAGTCATCACGGGAATATGCTGGATGGATATAAGAAACAGGCCTTAATTCCCGAAGGCGCCCTTGTGATCTGCAATGAAAATGGGACTGCGACGGGATTTGTCCTTCAGTATGATAACAAAGCAATCGTTTGTTTACCAGGTGTTCCGAGAGAAATGCATTCCATGCTGAATAAGTATTTGGAGGTGTACGATTCACGCCACAAGTCGGACGAAGGATATGCAGTGATGAGAAATTTGCATACCATTGGTATTTCCGAACTGTCTGGGGAGGATGTAGTAAGGAATTATCTCAAAGGCAAGAAGCAAGTTAAGGGAATGACATTAGCCCATGATGGCATTGTTACAATAAATATCCTTGCGGCTGCACCGAAGAGAGAAAGTGCTGCAAAAATATTAGACAAAGCGGAACAGGATATTCGGATGAAGCTCGGTCATGCAGTATTTGGAGTTGGTGATGAGACACTTGAGCATGCAGTTGCCATGCTTCTAAAAAAGTGTAACAAAACAATTGCCGTCGCTGAATCTTGCACAGGAGGACTGGTTTCAGACAAACTCACTAACATCCCGGGGATTTCTGATTATTTTTTGGAAGGCAGTGTTGCTTATAGTAATAGGGCAAAGGTTGACGCATTAAATGTCCCCGGGGAGCTTATCAAGAAGCACGGTGCAGTGAGTCCGGGGGTGGCAAAAGCCATGGCTGAAGGGATAAAAAAAAGGGCATCAGCAAATATTGGTGTCGGTATTACAGGGATTGCAGGTCCATCAGGCGCTACAACGGGAAAACCTGTGGGTTTGGTCTATATTGCTATTGCAGGGGATAATTTTTCTGAAGTAAAAGAATGTTTGTTTAAAGGTTCCAGGGTAGATGTTAAAATTTTCTCGGCAAATACAGCATTAAATATGATACGTCTCAAATTGCTGAATATCTGTCAGAATCTGTAG
- the uvrC gene encoding excinuclease ABC subunit UvrC, whose translation MHSNIAAEDCQSIFTKEDIRVINYRMNLKNKLKNLPTSPGVYLMKDVKHKVIYVGKAKHLKNRVKSYFQKKADNRLYTEYLVRRVADIDFVLTETEKEALILENNLIKQFKPKFNINLRDDKTFISIKLEVNKKFPYPKVVRQIDDDGAMYFGPYASARAVRETLRYIHDTIPIRKCPDNVFKTRVKPCLYYQIHKCLGPCCGLVDEITYEGLLDQVILILKGKQEDLIGILKQQMREESKALRYEKAAKIRDRIRAIEETVEKQRIHSMTFVDRDVFGYYIARDEVYLEVMFIRSGNMEDVASYHFPTNHTTIEEVFRSFLNQFYSQTRFIPSEVIIPVESADARLLEEWLTEKKGKRVEVIHPQRGDKMRLIEMAQKNAENAYQVSRTHDENFTRTLKTLKESLMLRHVPERIECFDISNIFGKQAVGSMVTFELGKPDKSKYKRFKIKTVGQIDDYAMMYEVLTRRYKRAVEEGDLPNLLMVDGGKGQLGVALKVFEDLAIGNVDLIALAKGRNQGDTLGEKIGEQIFKPHMSDPIVLASSSPELLFLDKVRDEAHRFAVTYHRKLRDKEYYRSPLDEISGIGIARKRKLMRCFGSIEGIRNATLEQLMEIGKIPSRQANEIFHYFHRPETVTTQTSNCHV comes from the coding sequence ATGCATAGTAACATCGCCGCTGAAGATTGTCAAAGCATATTTACAAAAGAAGATATACGTGTTATAAATTATCGTATGAACCTGAAAAACAAATTAAAAAATCTTCCCACCTCACCGGGCGTCTACCTCATGAAAGATGTCAAACACAAGGTAATCTATGTGGGTAAGGCAAAGCATTTGAAAAACCGGGTGAAAAGCTATTTTCAAAAAAAAGCAGACAACAGGCTCTACACGGAATATCTGGTGAGACGTGTTGCAGATATTGACTTTGTACTTACTGAAACAGAGAAAGAAGCGCTTATTCTCGAAAACAATCTGATCAAACAATTTAAGCCCAAATTTAATATTAATCTCCGTGATGATAAGACCTTTATTAGTATTAAACTCGAAGTCAACAAAAAATTCCCGTATCCAAAGGTGGTACGACAGATCGACGATGACGGTGCAATGTATTTTGGCCCTTACGCTTCCGCCAGGGCTGTAAGAGAGACACTACGATACATTCATGATACCATTCCCATTCGCAAATGTCCGGATAACGTATTTAAAACAAGGGTAAAACCCTGTCTCTATTATCAAATCCATAAATGCCTGGGACCATGTTGCGGCCTTGTGGATGAAATTACATATGAGGGACTGTTGGATCAGGTAATCCTGATTTTAAAAGGTAAACAGGAAGATCTTATTGGGATACTGAAACAGCAGATGCGTGAGGAATCGAAAGCACTGCGCTATGAAAAGGCGGCAAAGATCCGTGATCGGATTCGTGCTATTGAAGAAACGGTGGAAAAGCAGAGAATCCATTCCATGACCTTTGTAGATCGTGATGTTTTTGGTTATTATATAGCAAGGGATGAGGTGTATCTCGAGGTCATGTTTATCCGATCGGGTAATATGGAAGATGTAGCTTCCTACCATTTTCCCACAAATCATACTACTATCGAAGAGGTGTTCAGGTCTTTTTTAAATCAGTTTTACAGTCAGACACGATTTATACCCTCTGAGGTAATTATCCCTGTGGAATCTGCAGATGCGAGGTTGCTTGAAGAATGGCTCACGGAAAAGAAAGGCAAGAGGGTGGAGGTAATACATCCTCAGCGCGGTGACAAGATGCGGCTTATTGAAATGGCACAAAAAAACGCTGAGAACGCCTATCAGGTATCCCGGACTCATGATGAAAATTTTACAAGGACATTAAAGACCCTGAAAGAAAGTCTGATGTTAAGACATGTGCCTGAACGTATAGAGTGTTTTGACATCTCTAATATCTTTGGTAAACAGGCGGTGGGGTCCATGGTTACGTTTGAGCTGGGGAAACCTGATAAATCTAAATACAAAAGGTTTAAGATTAAAACTGTAGGGCAAATCGATGATTATGCAATGATGTACGAGGTGCTAACCAGGAGATACAAACGGGCAGTGGAAGAAGGTGATTTACCAAATTTGCTTATGGTGGATGGAGGCAAGGGTCAGTTAGGCGTAGCCCTGAAGGTGTTTGAGGATTTGGCGATAGGTAATGTTGACTTGATTGCTTTGGCTAAAGGCAGGAATCAAGGCGATACACTGGGAGAAAAGATTGGAGAGCAGATCTTTAAACCGCACATGTCAGACCCTATCGTGCTGGCATCATCTTCCCCGGAACTTTTATTTCTTGATAAGGTACGAGATGAGGCCCATCGGTTTGCTGTCACGTATCATAGAAAACTCCGGGATAAGGAATATTACAGATCACCCCTTGATGAGATTTCCGGAATTGGGATTGCACGCAAAAGGAAACTCATGCGGTGTTTCGGCAGCATTGAAGGCATACGAAACGCCACACTTGAACAGTTGATGGAAATCGGTAAAATACCATCAAGGCAGGCAAACGAGATCTTTCATTACTTCCATAGGCCTGAAACAGTTACTACTCAGACCTCAAATTGTCACGTATAA
- the murQ gene encoding N-acetylmuramic acid 6-phosphate etherase, with protein MEMKDRSQLLTEQRNPRTNNIDCKTTLEIIDSINAEDARVFTAVHRERESIAMAVDLITDAFEEGGRLIYVGAGTSGRLGILDASECPPTFGTEPNMVMGIIAGGEKAVFQSIEGAEDFSENGAKDIQQKEVNHRDVVVGITTGGTTPYVMGALFEAKKRKAGTIFLCCNRETTPSFDVDIIIRPIVGPEVITGSTRMKAGTATKLILNMLTTATMIKIGKVYENLMVDLRAVNAKLSDRAERIIMAVTGISREDAKKLLVSAFGNAKVAIVMQKLGLDYAEAKKRLDGQGGFVRRVLS; from the coding sequence ATGGAAATGAAAGACCGTTCTCAACTGTTAACCGAACAGCGTAATCCCCGTACGAACAATATTGACTGCAAAACCACTCTGGAAATTATTGATAGTATTAACGCTGAGGATGCGCGGGTTTTTACTGCTGTTCATAGAGAACGCGAATCTATAGCAATGGCGGTTGATCTGATCACTGATGCTTTTGAAGAAGGTGGCCGGCTTATTTATGTCGGCGCCGGAACTAGTGGAAGACTGGGTATACTGGATGCCTCAGAATGCCCCCCTACCTTTGGTACTGAACCTAACATGGTTATGGGAATCATTGCAGGCGGTGAAAAAGCGGTATTCCAATCCATCGAAGGTGCAGAGGACTTTTCTGAGAATGGCGCAAAGGATATTCAACAAAAAGAGGTAAATCACCGGGACGTTGTTGTGGGTATTACTACAGGTGGTACAACTCCCTATGTAATGGGTGCCCTTTTTGAAGCAAAAAAACGCAAGGCCGGGACAATCTTTTTGTGCTGTAATAGAGAAACCACGCCGAGTTTTGACGTTGACATCATCATCCGACCAATCGTAGGGCCAGAGGTTATAACCGGGTCCACCCGTATGAAGGCTGGCACGGCTACCAAGCTCATACTAAACATGTTAACCACCGCAACGATGATCAAGATAGGGAAGGTTTATGAAAATCTTATGGTAGACTTACGCGCCGTGAATGCAAAACTCTCCGATCGTGCCGAACGTATTATTATGGCCGTTACAGGTATCAGCCGGGAAGATGCCAAGAAATTGTTAGTATCTGCCTTTGGCAATGCAAAGGTTGCCATTGTTATGCAAAAACTGGGTCTTGATTATGCAGAAGCAAAAAAAAGACTTGATGGTCAGGGTGGATTTGTAAGAAGGGTTTTGTCGTAA
- a CDS encoding PEGA domain-containing protein has translation MTEKLICKPANPFLALPTLHLNLHNLWDIALMIGYYHIVKKDTHKITVNKKGYKKSRQKVELEEGEKKEIELVMRKKKQ, from the coding sequence GTGACTGAGAAACTCATTTGTAAACCGGCAAATCCTTTTCTCGCACTTCCCACGCTACACCTTAACCTTCATAATCTCTGGGATATTGCCCTTATGATTGGTTACTACCACATAGTTAAGAAGGATACCCATAAAATTACCGTAAATAAAAAGGGGTATAAAAAATCGAGGCAGAAAGTTGAACTTGAAGAAGGAGAGAAAAAAGAAATTGAACTCGTGATGCGAAAGAAAAAACAATAA
- a CDS encoding transposase → MGKFLANRVYLLCAQLDYNLSLWIRDLVLPKPYRKKHIKRIRRCIEVIASKTITNGRQIRIKISTMHRWWKDFVHAWKTIPSLYMATSSG, encoded by the coding sequence ATGGGGAAGTTTCTTGCAAACAGGGTATATCTTTTGTGCGCACAACTGGACTATAATTTGTCGCTCTGGATACGGGATTTGGTATTGCCAAAACCATACCGAAAGAAGCACATCAAAAGGATACGGCGTTGTATAGAAGTGATTGCCTCCAAGACAATTACGAATGGACGTCAGATACGAATAAAAATATCGACCATGCATCGGTGGTGGAAGGACTTTGTTCATGCGTGGAAAACGATTCCGTCCTTGTATATGGCTACAAGCAGTGGATAA
- a CDS encoding class I SAM-dependent methyltransferase, translating into MLGLRDELTPPREKIFVGAGDFKKIGQEFFQYFIELGELKSNERVLDVGCGIGRMAVPLTNYLDKRGAYEGFDIVADGINWCRKKITPKYPNFHFQLADVLNKSYNPKGKYKASEYKFPYQDESFDFLFLTSVFTHMLPQEVENYFSEIARLLKRNGRCLITFFLLNIESVKLMDAKSSTLYFKYGIEGCRTTNMSKPESAVAYEEKSIRSLYEKYKLTIVEPVRYGSWCGRKNFLSYQDIIIAVKK; encoded by the coding sequence TTGTTAGGCCTGCGAGACGAACTAACACCTCCCAGAGAAAAAATTTTCGTTGGTGCCGGTGATTTTAAAAAAATTGGGCAAGAATTTTTCCAGTATTTTATAGAACTTGGTGAACTAAAATCAAATGAAAGGGTACTGGATGTAGGGTGTGGCATTGGCCGAATGGCCGTCCCTTTAACGAACTATTTGGATAAAAGGGGTGCTTATGAAGGATTTGATATAGTTGCTGATGGGATTAACTGGTGCAGAAAAAAGATCACCCCTAAATACCCAAATTTTCATTTTCAATTAGCCGACGTGTTAAACAAAAGTTATAATCCTAAAGGAAAATACAAAGCGTCCGAATACAAATTCCCATACCAGGATGAGTCCTTCGATTTTTTATTTCTCACATCTGTATTTACGCATATGCTTCCACAGGAGGTGGAAAATTACTTCTCTGAGATTGCACGATTATTAAAAAGAAACGGAAGGTGCTTAATCACATTCTTTCTATTAAATATCGAATCGGTAAAACTCATGGACGCAAAGTCAAGTACCTTGTATTTCAAATATGGTATTGAAGGATGCCGCACAACAAATATGAGTAAGCCAGAATCTGCCGTCGCTTATGAGGAAAAATCTATCCGGAGCCTCTATGAAAAATATAAACTAACTATAGTCGAACCAGTTCGTTATGGTTCATGGTGCGGAAGGAAAAATTTTTTAAGTTATCAAGACATTATCATAGCGGTTAAAAAATAA
- the ftcD gene encoding glutamate formimidoyltransferase, whose amino-acid sequence MNKIIECVPNFSEGRDAQKIVRIVSEIEQVQGVKLLNVESDTDYNRTVVTFAGKPEAVKDAAFYAIEMAAEVIDMSKHKGAHPRIGATDVCPFVPVANVTMDECVQIARVLGKKVGEWLGIPVYLYGEAAMIPERHLLPDIRKGEYESLPERLKDEKWRPDYGHAEFNDNVRKTGATVIGAREFLIAYNVNLDTQNIQIANKISGIVRASGVVKINEKGEKVRIPGLLKFVQAMGVHLKEHNITQVSMNLLNYKVAPPHVAFEEVKKQAGVLGVRVTGSEIVGLVPKEALLTAGRFYSKEPSEERIIAVAVERLGLSQLNKFIPGKKVIEYMLA is encoded by the coding sequence TGTGTCCCAAATTTCAGCGAAGGCCGGGATGCCCAAAAAATAGTCAGGATTGTCAGTGAAATCGAACAGGTACAAGGCGTTAAATTGCTCAATGTAGAATCAGACACAGACTATAATCGTACCGTTGTTACCTTTGCAGGTAAACCCGAGGCAGTCAAGGATGCGGCTTTTTATGCCATCGAGATGGCAGCGGAGGTTATCGATATGTCAAAGCACAAAGGCGCCCATCCCCGCATCGGCGCCACTGACGTCTGTCCATTTGTTCCCGTAGCCAATGTTACGATGGACGAGTGTGTTCAGATTGCACGAGTACTGGGAAAGAAAGTAGGGGAGTGGCTTGGTATCCCCGTTTATCTGTATGGAGAGGCCGCGATGATTCCAGAACGACATTTATTACCCGATATCAGAAAGGGGGAGTATGAAAGCCTGCCCGAAAGACTTAAAGACGAAAAGTGGCGACCCGACTATGGTCATGCTGAATTTAACGACAACGTGAGAAAGACGGGGGCTACGGTAATTGGCGCACGGGAATTTTTAATTGCATACAACGTGAATCTCGATACACAGAATATCCAGATAGCCAACAAGATTTCTGGGATTGTAAGGGCATCAGGGGTTGTCAAGATCAACGAAAAGGGGGAAAAGGTGCGCATCCCTGGGCTGCTAAAATTCGTACAGGCCATGGGTGTGCATTTGAAGGAACACAACATTACCCAGGTCTCCATGAACCTGCTGAATTACAAAGTTGCCCCACCGCACGTGGCCTTTGAAGAGGTCAAGAAACAGGCCGGTGTATTAGGCGTACGTGTTACTGGGAGCGAGATTGTTGGTCTTGTTCCCAAGGAGGCATTGCTGACCGCCGGTCGTTTTTATTCAAAAGAGCCGTCAGAAGAGAGGATTATTGCCGTAGCTGTTGAAAGATTGGGCTTGAGTCAGTTGAACAAATTTATACCGGGAAAAAAGGTGATTGAATATATGCTGGCGTAA